A region of Nitrospinota bacterium DNA encodes the following proteins:
- the cybH gene encoding Ni/Fe-hydrogenase, b-type cytochrome subunit yields MSTVSSGANDVGGVYLVVRTRSILACILHWVLFLSVVTLVLSGLYVGAPQFFYGRGEAYQAFSMADARYYHFLAAMFMIAAVAGRFYLAFTESCNRDIMQFMPTRKNIVAAVKLAIYFITLRGQHAHYRFVNPLGGIGIFSMATIFVIQIVTGLTLYSHGADALPWGWLSRSWVESLLGGTQNIRMIHHVAMYILIFFVMIHVYMQIWKTSMFAEGDIVSIIGGYKVFNQKDIGHFADIYGLRREEQPPTVEEMAKASVPMEEGPGQWEGLETPRGKHHHQSGETPAEKQES; encoded by the coding sequence ATGTCCACGGTTTCCTCAGGCGCAAATGACGTTGGCGGCGTATATCTGGTAGTTCGAACCAGATCCATCCTCGCCTGTATTCTCCATTGGGTTCTATTCCTTTCCGTGGTTACTCTTGTCCTCTCCGGCCTTTATGTTGGAGCCCCACAATTTTTCTACGGCAGGGGCGAGGCGTATCAGGCCTTCTCCATGGCGGACGCCCGCTATTACCATTTCCTGGCGGCAATGTTCATGATCGCCGCCGTGGCGGGCAGGTTCTACCTGGCCTTTACGGAGTCTTGCAACCGCGACATCATGCAGTTCATGCCCACCCGCAAAAACATCGTGGCGGCGGTGAAGCTTGCCATTTATTTTATTACCCTCCGGGGCCAGCACGCCCATTACAGGTTTGTAAACCCCCTGGGCGGTATCGGCATTTTCTCCATGGCCACCATCTTCGTTATCCAGATAGTTACCGGCCTTACGCTTTATTCCCACGGGGCGGATGCGTTGCCCTGGGGCTGGCTGTCCCGGAGCTGGGTTGAAAGCCTTCTGGGCGGAACGCAGAACATACGGATGATCCACCATGTAGCCATGTACATCCTTATCTTTTTCGTGATGATCCACGTTTACATGCAAATCTGGAAAACCAGCATGTTCGCCGAGGGGGACATAGTCTCCATCATCGGCGGGTACAAGGTGTTCAACCAGAAAGACATCGGCCATTTCGCGGACATTTACGGCCTGCGGCGGGAGGAGCAACCGCCCACCGTGGAAGAGATGGCGAAAGCTTCCGTTCCCATGGAGGAAGGGCCAGGCCAGTGGGAAGGGCTGGAAACCCCGCGAGGCAAACATCATCATCAATCCGGTGAAACTCCGGCTGAGAAACAGGAATCTTAA
- a CDS encoding isochorismatase family protein produces MSAKEALFENIAKAINGAKAMDMPILWAEQVPHKLGHTIPQISGLLGGLSPVAKNCFSCMGDDKFVNALNATGRRNFLISGIEAHVCVYQTVRDMLAQGYNVEIMVDAVSSRDPENKRVGIEKMKDLGASITSVEMALFDLLASAESPYFKDVWRIVK; encoded by the coding sequence ATGAGCGCCAAAGAGGCGCTTTTCGAAAACATAGCCAAGGCCATAAACGGCGCCAAGGCAATGGACATGCCCATCCTTTGGGCGGAACAGGTTCCCCACAAGCTGGGGCATACCATCCCTCAAATCAGCGGCCTGCTCGGCGGCCTTTCGCCCGTGGCCAAGAATTGTTTCTCGTGCATGGGGGACGATAAATTCGTAAACGCCCTTAACGCCACCGGCAGGCGCAACTTCCTGATAAGCGGCATAGAGGCCCACGTTTGCGTGTATCAAACCGTCCGCGACATGCTGGCCCAAGGGTATAACGTGGAGATAATGGTGGACGCAGTCTCCAGCCGCGACCCGGAGAACAAACGGGTGGGCATAGAAAAAATGAAAGACCTGGGAGCCTCCATCACCAGCGTGGAAATGGCCCTGTTCGATCTGCTGGCCAGCGCTGAATCGCCCTATTTTAAAGACGTGTGGCGGATAGTGAAGTAG
- a CDS encoding DUF507 family protein, whose translation MKLSREKINHLSKLILKGLLEDDRVEFFCEENDLRLDIVDILREEIEIEEQIDDAVRKVISTYSRDIREGSNEWDILYHKHYNEETKRRRGLSLG comes from the coding sequence GTGAAACTTTCAAGGGAAAAGATAAACCATCTCTCCAAACTGATATTAAAAGGCCTGCTCGAAGACGACAGGGTGGAGTTTTTCTGCGAGGAGAACGACCTGCGTCTGGACATAGTGGACATACTGCGGGAGGAAATAGAGATAGAGGAGCAGATAGACGACGCCGTGCGCAAAGTCATCTCCACCTACTCCCGGGACATCCGCGAAGGCTCCAACGAGTGGGACATCCTTTACCACAAGCATTATAACGAAGAGACCAAGCGCCGCCGGGGCCTCTCGCTGGGCTAA
- a CDS encoding DUF507 family protein has protein sequence MRLKKEMIDYLAQRIVTVLIEKGHIDPGEDTEGVCESISGVIFADLHKEDDLNDEVKAMLEKMGDELDRSQVDYRKMFQMVKQKLARERGIIL, from the coding sequence ATGAGGCTGAAAAAGGAGATGATAGACTACCTGGCCCAGCGGATCGTCACCGTTCTCATTGAAAAAGGGCATATAGACCCGGGTGAGGACACCGAGGGCGTATGCGAAAGCATAAGCGGCGTGATCTTCGCCGACCTGCACAAAGAGGACGACCTCAATGACGAGGTGAAGGCCATGCTGGAGAAAATGGGGGATGAGCTGGATCGCTCCCAGGTGGACTATCGCAAAATGTTCCAGATGGTCAAGCAGAAGCTGGCCCGGGAACGGGGGATAATTCTTTAA
- a CDS encoding PHP domain-containing protein — MSGKWADLHTHSRHSDGVENPAEIVRVAAEMGMSCLSLTDHDTCAGYPEMFEAGEKYGVEIIPGIEVSAHSGEKSVHVLGYFMDMESDDFKKLVSLNAEGRVSRMARMVEKLVALGYKVTLDDILGFTGEATVGRAQLARYLVKLGYFKTVEEVFEKLLGDGGSVYEPVPKFTPEEAIAIIKSAGGVSSLAHPGHTGMDDDIGHLAAEGLDGIEAYSPQHDNRTVEKYLAMAEEFNLLVTGGSDSHGHGRHGRSMGSVRLSYGRVEKLKERAALSATAARHI; from the coding sequence ATGTCCGGAAAATGGGCCGATTTGCACACGCACAGCCGCCATTCCGACGGGGTGGAAAACCCCGCCGAAATAGTCCGGGTCGCGGCGGAAATGGGCATGTCGTGCCTATCCCTTACCGATCATGACACCTGCGCGGGATACCCGGAGATGTTCGAGGCCGGGGAAAAATACGGGGTGGAGATTATTCCGGGCATTGAAGTGTCCGCCCACTCGGGTGAAAAAAGCGTTCATGTCCTGGGGTATTTTATGGACATGGAAAGCGATGATTTTAAAAAGCTTGTGAGCTTGAATGCGGAAGGCCGCGTTTCCCGGATGGCCCGGATGGTGGAAAAGCTGGTTGCGCTTGGATATAAAGTGACGCTGGACGATATTTTAGGTTTTACCGGCGAGGCCACGGTGGGCCGGGCCCAGTTGGCCCGGTATCTGGTAAAACTTGGGTATTTTAAAACCGTCGAGGAAGTGTTCGAGAAACTCCTGGGCGATGGGGGGTCGGTTTATGAACCGGTGCCGAAATTTACCCCTGAAGAGGCGATTGCGATAATAAAATCCGCGGGGGGTGTTTCGTCCCTGGCCCATCCGGGGCATACCGGCATGGATGACGACATAGGCCATCTGGCGGCGGAAGGGCTGGACGGGATAGAGGCTTACAGCCCACAGCACGACAACAGGACCGTAGAAAAATATCTTGCGATGGCTGAAGAGTTCAACCTCCTGGTCACCGGAGGGTCCGACAGCCATGGCCACGGCCGCCATGGCAGGAGCATGGGCTCGGTGAGGCTGTCTTATGGGCGGGTGGAAAAATTAAAAGAGCGGGCGGCGTTATCGGCCACAGCCGCAAGGCATATATAG
- a CDS encoding aminotransferase class V-fold PLP-dependent enzyme translates to MPASTPYQPAESSRIRAEFPMLENYIYFNSAGLAPIPVKTRDAIMGMAREVSVTAYLNMDEWKAKVAETRQLAARITGGTVEETAFIRNTSDGVSLVASGYPFREGDEVIINDLEFPSNVYPWLNLQRKGVNVKIVKSREGRVTVDDIAREVTSKTRFVAISTTQYSTGFRADLAGLGQLAREKGFLFFVDAIQSLGVLPMDVKGFGIDFLACGGHKWLCAPEGIGIFHCNRERLDTLELTRTGWHTVKDCYNFAHIDFTPHPTAERFEEGTMNIMGIYGLAESLKTVMMFGIQRNEAQALHLTGLIAEGARSKGYNVLSPMEDRERSSILIISHADPSQNARIVKRLNANRVLLMERGGGIRVAAHFFNTEEDVEKLVELL, encoded by the coding sequence ATGCCGGCATCTACCCCATACCAGCCCGCTGAAAGCTCCCGTATCCGGGCGGAGTTCCCCATGCTGGAAAACTATATATATTTCAACAGCGCCGGGCTGGCCCCCATTCCCGTTAAAACCCGGGACGCCATAATGGGCATGGCCCGGGAAGTGTCTGTTACGGCATACCTGAACATGGATGAGTGGAAGGCCAAGGTCGCCGAAACCCGCCAACTGGCCGCCAGGATAACCGGCGGGACGGTGGAAGAAACGGCTTTTATAAGAAACACGTCGGACGGGGTGTCTTTAGTGGCCTCCGGTTACCCGTTCCGGGAGGGGGACGAGGTGATAATCAACGACCTGGAGTTCCCGTCCAACGTTTATCCCTGGCTGAACTTGCAACGTAAAGGCGTGAACGTAAAGATCGTAAAGAGCCGGGAGGGCAGGGTTACCGTGGACGACATAGCCCGGGAGGTAACGTCCAAAACCCGTTTTGTGGCCATATCAACGACGCAATATTCCACCGGGTTCCGGGCGGACCTGGCCGGGCTGGGCCAACTGGCCCGGGAGAAAGGGTTTTTGTTTTTTGTGGACGCTATCCAGTCGCTAGGGGTTCTCCCCATGGACGTGAAGGGATTCGGGATAGATTTTCTGGCTTGTGGCGGCCACAAATGGCTTTGCGCGCCGGAGGGTATCGGCATATTCCACTGCAACCGGGAGCGGCTGGACACTCTGGAATTGACCCGGACGGGCTGGCATACGGTGAAAGACTGTTATAACTTCGCCCATATAGACTTCACCCCACACCCTACCGCCGAACGGTTCGAGGAGGGCACCATGAACATAATGGGCATATACGGGCTGGCGGAATCATTGAAAACGGTGATGATGTTCGGCATACAGCGCAACGAGGCCCAGGCGCTCCACCTAACCGGGCTCATCGCCGAAGGCGCCCGTTCAAAGGGATATAATGTCCTTTCCCCCATGGAGGACAGGGAGCGCTCTTCCATACTGATAATTTCCCACGCGGATCCGTCGCAAAACGCCCGTATAGTAAAACGGCTGAACGCCAACCGGGTTTTGTTGATGGAACGTGGCGGCGGTATCCGAGTGGCGGCCCATTTCTTCAACACCGAAGAGGACGTGGAAAAGCTGGTGGAACTGTTGTAA
- a CDS encoding prepilin-type N-terminal cleavage/methylation domain-containing protein translates to MRCPATLKGPRGFTIIEVLMVVAVIGILAAIAIPQFNSYKEKSYCAAIKSDLANIARYQEDYFEQNKTYVAVTLNADRSSNLSNFHWSPGVTLVSSAGDLSSWSAVAGHPNCSSGPFTWDSAAGGMR, encoded by the coding sequence ATGCGATGTCCGGCTACGCTAAAAGGCCCACGAGGGTTTACCATAATCGAAGTGCTTATGGTGGTTGCCGTTATCGGGATTCTGGCCGCCATCGCCATTCCCCAGTTCAACTCGTACAAGGAAAAATCGTACTGCGCCGCGATAAAGTCCGACCTGGCCAACATAGCCCGCTACCAGGAAGACTATTTCGAACAGAACAAGACCTACGTGGCCGTCACCTTGAACGCCGACAGAAGCAGTAACCTTTCGAATTTCCATTGGTCACCCGGGGTGACCCTCGTTTCCTCCGCAGGAGACTTGTCTTCATGGTCCGCCGTGGCTGGCCACCCCAACTGTTCATCCGGTCCCTTCACCTGGGACAGCGCCGCCGGAGGAATGAGGTAA
- a CDS encoding aconitate hydratase yields MKDEISLSPELVEGVYTRLEQTLAVVRARLSRPMTLAEKVLLGRLDKPETQSLAPGKSYLKLRPDRVIMQDATAQMALLQFMSAGIPKTAAPATVHCDHLIRAYKGWDSDLAAANTENAEVYEFLRTTCARYGIGFWKPGSGIIHQVALERYAFPGQMIIGTDSHTPNAGGLGALAIGVGGADAVDVMVGMPWEVLYPKLIGVKLTGKLHGWTSPKDVILKLAGILTTQGGTNSIIEYFGPGCVSISCTGKATITNMGAEIGATTSIFPYDKRMKTYLQATGRGFCAEAADQIRNLLKADPDVEANPERFFDRVIEIDLTELEPHVVGPHTPDLARPVSRMAEDVVAGGYPENISVALIGSCTNSSYEDLTRAADIAGQAAAKGVKVASPLLVTPGSSLIKSTVDRDGQTAAIASIGAVTLANACGPCIGQWKREDVGKEEPNSIITSFNRNFPKRNDGSAATNAFIASPEVVVAYALAGTLKFNPVDDNINSPSGPFKLEPPKEAPEIPPGGFVMDNEGYEPPAEKPEGVTVAVKPGSGRLQLLSPFEPWDGNDFVKLPVLMKAKGKCTTDHISPAGPWLKYRGHLDNISDNLFSGAVNAFTGEAGKGMNLGTGANGEPYPVIARSYKAAGLKWVAVGDENYGEGSSREHAAMSPRWLNCAAVIARSFARIHESNLKKQGVLPLTFADPGDYEKVRETDRISIEGLRGITPGRPLVARLHHEDGSVETLEARHTLNEEQIGWFSAGSALNLISARLKKRGG; encoded by the coding sequence ATGAAAGACGAAATTTCCCTTTCCCCGGAGCTTGTTGAGGGGGTTTACACCCGGCTGGAACAGACGCTGGCTGTGGTTCGGGCAAGGCTCTCAAGGCCTATGACGCTGGCTGAAAAAGTCCTGCTGGGAAGGCTGGATAAGCCGGAGACCCAGAGTTTGGCTCCGGGCAAAAGTTATCTGAAACTCAGGCCCGACAGGGTGATAATGCAGGACGCCACCGCGCAGATGGCCCTGCTTCAATTTATGAGCGCGGGCATACCCAAAACCGCCGCGCCGGCCACGGTGCATTGCGACCATCTTATCCGCGCCTACAAGGGGTGGGATAGCGACCTTGCGGCGGCCAACACCGAGAACGCCGAAGTGTACGAGTTTCTGCGTACCACCTGCGCCAGGTATGGCATAGGGTTCTGGAAGCCAGGCTCGGGCATCATCCACCAGGTGGCGCTGGAGCGTTACGCGTTCCCGGGCCAGATGATAATCGGGACAGACTCCCACACCCCAAACGCCGGGGGGCTGGGGGCCCTGGCCATAGGCGTTGGCGGGGCCGACGCGGTGGATGTGATGGTTGGGATGCCCTGGGAGGTGCTGTACCCGAAACTTATAGGCGTGAAACTCACCGGCAAGCTCCACGGCTGGACATCGCCCAAGGATGTCATTTTGAAGCTTGCCGGGATACTAACCACCCAGGGCGGCACCAACAGCATCATTGAATATTTCGGACCCGGTTGCGTTTCCATATCCTGTACGGGCAAAGCCACTATCACCAACATGGGGGCGGAGATAGGCGCCACCACTTCCATCTTCCCGTATGACAAGCGGATGAAAACCTATCTTCAAGCCACCGGCAGGGGATTTTGCGCCGAGGCGGCGGACCAGATAAGGAACCTGCTAAAGGCCGACCCGGATGTGGAGGCCAACCCCGAGAGGTTCTTCGACCGGGTGATTGAAATTGACCTCACGGAACTGGAGCCCCACGTGGTGGGCCCGCACACGCCGGACCTGGCGCGGCCCGTGTCGCGCATGGCCGAAGACGTGGTGGCGGGCGGCTACCCGGAAAATATCTCGGTGGCGCTCATTGGCTCCTGCACCAACTCCTCTTACGAAGACCTTACCCGCGCGGCGGACATCGCCGGTCAAGCGGCGGCCAAAGGGGTGAAGGTGGCCTCGCCATTGCTGGTGACGCCGGGGTCGAGCCTGATAAAATCCACGGTGGACAGGGATGGGCAGACGGCCGCCATAGCCAGCATTGGCGCGGTGACGCTGGCCAACGCCTGCGGCCCGTGCATCGGCCAGTGGAAACGGGAGGATGTGGGCAAGGAAGAGCCCAACTCCATAATCACCTCGTTCAACCGCAACTTCCCGAAGCGAAACGACGGTAGCGCCGCCACCAACGCGTTCATAGCCAGCCCGGAGGTGGTGGTGGCCTATGCGCTGGCCGGAACGCTGAAGTTTAATCCGGTGGACGACAATATAAACTCCCCCTCTGGCCCGTTTAAGCTGGAACCGCCCAAGGAGGCGCCGGAAATTCCGCCGGGAGGGTTTGTGATGGACAATGAAGGTTACGAGCCTCCGGCCGAAAAGCCCGAGGGGGTGACCGTGGCTGTGAAACCGGGAAGCGGCCGGTTGCAGTTGCTTAGCCCTTTCGAGCCGTGGGACGGTAACGATTTTGTAAAACTGCCGGTGCTTATGAAAGCCAAAGGCAAATGCACCACGGACCATATCTCCCCGGCGGGGCCATGGCTTAAATACCGGGGGCATCTGGACAATATTTCGGACAACCTTTTCAGCGGCGCGGTGAACGCTTTCACCGGCGAGGCGGGCAAGGGAATGAATCTCGGCACCGGAGCCAATGGGGAGCCTTATCCGGTCATCGCCAGAAGCTACAAGGCGGCGGGATTAAAATGGGTGGCCGTGGGTGACGAGAATTACGGCGAGGGCTCTTCGCGGGAGCACGCGGCCATGTCGCCCCGTTGGCTCAACTGCGCGGCGGTTATCGCCAGGTCTTTCGCGCGGATCCATGAAAGCAACCTGAAGAAGCAGGGCGTGTTGCCCCTCACTTTCGCGGATCCCGGGGATTATGAGAAAGTACGGGAGACCGACCGCATATCCATAGAGGGACTCAGGGGGATAACCCCGGGCCGCCCGCTGGTGGCGCGGTTGCATCATGAAGACGGGTCGGTGGAGACACTGGAGGCGCGCCATACTTTAAACGAGGAGCAGATCGGGTGGTTTTCGGCTGGTTCCGCGTTGAACCTGATAAGCGCCCGGTTGAAGAAACGCGGTGGTTAA
- a CDS encoding DUF1499 domain-containing protein — translation MVNLYWITGHRVETQPNHPDPALRSRFYPLEPGKMLEVAAEACRMGPGWAVVSQNGLELVATRTTGLFKFVDDIVIKVSAHKAGAVVDLTSGSRVGISDLGQNRRNVSEFFSYVGLALAGEKPQDGYSTARFYHFAEAPLASIARLFFDPPFLEVISPKEFRLTIDKAPEAPGAGTRMTFKVVGGVRWELEFTEWNPPYSFSDKMISGPFEEFIHRHTFEEKAGGCVIADIVRFKHKGGFIGEKLGSILTGVMMDAALAERSENLDRYLKEHAL, via the coding sequence GTGGTTAACCTTTACTGGATAACGGGCCACAGGGTGGAGACACAACCGAATCATCCAGACCCTGCCTTGCGCTCCCGGTTTTACCCGCTGGAGCCGGGCAAAATGCTGGAAGTGGCGGCGGAGGCTTGCCGGATGGGGCCCGGTTGGGCGGTGGTGTCCCAAAACGGTCTGGAGCTTGTGGCCACGCGCACCACGGGGCTTTTCAAATTCGTGGACGACATCGTTATAAAAGTGTCGGCCCACAAGGCCGGAGCCGTGGTGGATTTAACCAGCGGCTCCCGGGTGGGTATCAGCGACCTGGGACAGAACCGGCGGAACGTTTCCGAGTTTTTCTCGTATGTTGGGCTGGCGCTGGCGGGTGAGAAACCGCAGGACGGTTATTCCACGGCGCGGTTCTACCATTTCGCCGAGGCCCCGCTTGCCTCCATCGCCAGGCTTTTTTTCGACCCGCCGTTCCTTGAAGTAATATCACCGAAAGAATTCAGGCTTACCATAGATAAAGCGCCAGAGGCGCCCGGCGCCGGAACGCGCATGACCTTCAAGGTTGTGGGGGGTGTGAGATGGGAACTGGAATTTACCGAATGGAACCCGCCTTATTCGTTCAGCGACAAAATGATAAGCGGCCCTTTCGAGGAGTTTATCCACCGCCACACCTTCGAGGAAAAAGCGGGCGGATGCGTGATAGCGGACATTGTGCGGTTCAAGCACAAAGGGGGCTTTATAGGGGAGAAACTGGGTTCCATCCTGACCGGCGTCATGATGGACGCGGCGCTGGCGGAGCGGTCTGAAAATCTGGACCGGTACCTTAAGGAACATGCCCTGTGA
- a CDS encoding sodium:solute symporter, producing the protein MSWLDLAVLAVYFAGITLFGAFFYGRSKTAEGFTAAGGRLSGLVVGVSIFGTYLSSITFLALPGKAYTKDWGALAFSLSLPVAAYIAVKWFVPLYRKLDDVSAYAYLERRFGLWARLYAATCYLLTQQARMGTILFLVALALESLTGWDIIPVIILTGVSVMAYAALGGIEAVIWTDVAQSVILTLGALVSAGALLLKMPEGPGQLFSITADSGKFSMGSFEPSFYSATFWTVLIYGLFINLQNFGIDQSYIQRYKTASSLDAARRSVWIGALTYIPVSALFLFIGAGLFAFYSASPELLPPELAAQGMGDKVYPHFIVTQLPPGMVGLVIAALMAAAMSTIATSLNSSATVLLTDMRERLSAKPMTDREKVAFLRVSTLLLGLLGTGIALLMISIKTALDAWWNLAGIFSGGMLGLFLLGALSRRTGSVQALAGVAVGVVVIAWATFAREPGAWFSNPLDSLMTVVIGTLAIFITGGILSRGQKRMEKLETVFDLNVDR; encoded by the coding sequence GTGAGCTGGCTGGACCTGGCGGTTCTGGCTGTTTATTTCGCGGGCATCACGCTATTCGGCGCGTTTTTCTATGGCCGTTCCAAGACCGCCGAGGGGTTCACCGCCGCCGGTGGAAGACTTTCCGGGCTGGTGGTGGGCGTCTCCATATTCGGCACATACCTGTCGTCTATTACATTTCTTGCGCTACCGGGGAAGGCATACACAAAAGATTGGGGCGCGCTGGCGTTTTCGCTGTCGCTACCTGTGGCCGCATATATCGCCGTCAAATGGTTCGTGCCGCTATACCGCAAGCTGGACGACGTATCAGCATACGCGTATCTGGAGCGGCGGTTCGGCCTGTGGGCCAGGCTGTACGCCGCCACCTGTTACCTGCTAACCCAGCAGGCGAGGATGGGAACCATCCTTTTTCTCGTCGCGCTGGCGCTGGAAAGCCTTACCGGATGGGACATCATCCCGGTGATAATCCTCACCGGCGTATCGGTGATGGCGTATGCGGCGCTGGGCGGCATAGAAGCGGTGATATGGACAGACGTGGCCCAAAGCGTGATACTCACCCTTGGCGCCCTGGTGAGCGCCGGGGCGCTACTGTTAAAAATGCCGGAAGGGCCGGGCCAGCTTTTTTCCATCACGGCTGATAGCGGCAAATTCTCGATGGGATCATTTGAGCCTTCGTTTTACTCCGCCACGTTCTGGACGGTGCTGATCTACGGGCTTTTCATAAACCTGCAAAACTTCGGCATAGACCAGTCTTACATCCAGCGCTATAAGACGGCCAGTTCACTGGACGCGGCGCGCCGCTCCGTATGGATTGGGGCGCTAACATACATCCCCGTGAGCGCCCTGTTCCTGTTCATTGGCGCCGGGCTGTTCGCGTTTTATTCGGCATCGCCGGAGCTTCTGCCGCCGGAGTTGGCCGCCCAGGGCATGGGGGACAAGGTTTATCCCCACTTCATCGTTACCCAACTTCCTCCGGGCATGGTTGGCCTTGTGATAGCGGCGCTGATGGCGGCGGCCATGAGCACCATAGCCACCTCGCTGAATTCATCGGCCACGGTTTTGCTTACAGACATGCGGGAACGGCTTTCGGCGAAACCCATGACCGACCGGGAAAAGGTGGCGTTCCTGCGGGTGTCCACGTTATTGCTGGGCCTTCTGGGCACGGGAATCGCGTTGCTGATGATCTCCATAAAAACCGCGCTGGACGCGTGGTGGAACCTTGCCGGGATTTTTTCGGGCGGCATGCTGGGGCTGTTCCTGCTGGGCGCATTGTCCCGCAGGACAGGCTCCGTCCAGGCGCTTGCGGGCGTGGCCGTGGGTGTGGTTGTGATTGCCTGGGCCACCTTCGCACGGGAACCCGGCGCGTGGTTCTCCAATCCGCTGGATTCGCTGATGACCGTGGTTATAGGAACATTGGCGATTTTCATAACAGGGGGTATTCTGTCTCGCGGGCAAAAACGGATGGAAAAACTGGAGACTGTGTTCGACCTGAATGTTGACCGGTAA
- a CDS encoding methyltransferase domain-containing protein, which translates to MGFKDYFSSQSGEYARIRPDYPGSLFEIIASKAPGQSMAVDVGCGSGQAAMGLSELFNTVIAFDPSAKQIQNAIPCENVHYGVARVEALPVKNHLADVITVAQALHWFHLPEFYAEVRRILKPGGLLAAWIYNIMTISPEVDAVVDGFYKNIVGPYWPPERRLIEENYATLPFDFDRVETCALLMEKRWSQHKLMDMLHTWSATQRYKEAKGADPVALINAALKKAWGAEETRIVRWPVTLKMGRV; encoded by the coding sequence ATGGGTTTCAAAGACTACTTCTCCAGCCAGTCCGGTGAATACGCAAGGATCCGCCCCGATTATCCAGGATCGCTGTTTGAAATCATCGCCTCAAAGGCCCCTGGCCAAAGCATGGCGGTGGATGTGGGGTGTGGCTCGGGCCAGGCGGCCATGGGGTTGTCGGAACTATTCAACACGGTGATAGCGTTCGACCCGTCGGCCAAACAAATCCAAAACGCCATCCCGTGCGAAAACGTTCATTATGGCGTGGCGCGGGTGGAAGCGCTCCCTGTCAAGAATCATCTGGCGGACGTTATTACCGTGGCGCAGGCTCTGCACTGGTTCCATCTGCCGGAGTTTTACGCCGAGGTTCGCCGCATACTAAAACCCGGCGGCCTGCTGGCGGCGTGGATATACAACATTATGACCATATCGCCGGAGGTGGACGCGGTGGTGGACGGTTTTTACAAGAACATCGTTGGCCCCTATTGGCCGCCGGAACGGCGACTTATCGAGGAAAACTACGCCACGCTCCCGTTCGATTTCGACCGCGTTGAAACCTGCGCCCTGCTGATGGAGAAGCGGTGGAGCCAGCATAAACTTATGGACATGCTCCACACCTGGTCCGCCACGCAACGGTACAAGGAAGCCAAAGGCGCCGACCCTGTGGCGTTGATAAACGCCGCGTTGAAAAAAGCCTGGGGCGCGGAGGAAACAAGAATTGTCCGCTGGCCGGTTACGTTAAAGATGGGCAGGGTTTGA